TTGACATTGTGGTGGAAGTGATTGGCGGGCTAGAGCCAGCGCGATCGCTCATTTTGAAGGCGATCGCCCACGGCAAGCACGTCGTCACCGCCAACAAAGCCGTCATTGCCCGCTACAGCGACGAAATCTTTGATGCAGCCAGCACTGCCGGGGTGTACGTCATGATCGAGGCGGCCGTAGCAGGCGGCATTCCGGTCATTCAGCCGTTGAAACAATCCCTCAGCGTCAACCGCATTCACCGCGTCATGGGCATCGTCAACGGCACGACCAACTACATCCTGACGCGCATGGCCCGCGAAGGCGCAGACTTTGATGCAGTGCTGGCGGATGCCCAGCGCTTGGGCTATGCCGAAGCCGACCCCACCGCCGACGTAGACGGACTCGATGCCGCCGACAAAATTGCTATCCTGGCCTCCCTCGCCTTTGGCGGCCGCATCAAGCTGCCCGAAGTCTACTGCGAAGGCATCCGCAGCATCAGCGCCGCCGACATCGCCTACGCCGATCGCCTAGGGTTTGTGATCAAGCTGCTGGCCACAGCCCTGCGGGAACCCAGCGCCCCGGACGACGCAACCGACCATCTGCAAGTGCGCGTCCACCCGACGCTGCTGCCCAAGAGCCACCCCCTCGCCAGCGTCAATGACGTTTACAACGCGATTTTGTTTGAAGGCGATCCGGTGGGGCAGGTAATGCTGTTTGGCCGGGGTGCGGGGTCTGGGCCCACCGCCAGCGCCGTGGTGTCCGATATTCAAAACATCGTGGCGATTTTGAAAGCAACGGGTAGCAGGTCGCCTCATTCCACTGCCGACCTGCATCTGCTGCTGGCCTGCATCCATCAGCACTACTGCACCATCAGCCCGATGGATGAAGTCGTCAGCCGCTTCTACGCCCGCTTCCTCACCCGCGATATGCCCGGTGTGATTGGGCGACTGGGCACCTGCTTTGGCGACCATGACGTGAGTCTGGAATCCGTGGTGCAGATTGGCTTTCAGGACGACCTGGCGGAAATTGTCGTTGTCACCCATGACGTGCGCGAGGGCAACTTCCGCAAAGCCCTGGCAGAGATTCGCGGCTTTGAGGGCGTGGCGGAGATTCCTAGCGTGCTGCGGGTGCTGTAGAAAAAATGAAAAATGAAGAACGAAAAACGAAGAACGAAAACCCCATTCTTCCCTCTTCGTTCTTCCCTCTTCGTTCTTCGTTCTTCCCTCTTCGTTCTTCGTTCTTCCCTCTTCGTTCTTCGTTCTTCCCTCACCCTCTTCTCGCTTTCCCCCGCAACAGTCCCGCCCAGTGCCACCAGATCATCACCATTGCGGCGGTGTCAAGCTGACAATATTGCAGCAGCAGGTCTTTCCACTGGTCGCGGGTAGCGGGGTCGCAGGGGCCCTCGGTGTGGTGAACCATTGCGCGGTAGGCGCGGACGGCGGAAGGGCCTTCGGTGACGGCGATCGCTGCTCCGTGGATCGACTGCGTGGGTAGTGCTTTGTAGGGACTGAGCAGGCGGCCGGTCTCGTCGTAGCGGACATATTCTGGAAAGCGATCGCGCAGGACTGGATTGGTGCGCCAGATCGCTTCTACCACGACTTTGATCGAGGTGCTGCCGCGCATCTGGGGATGGAGGTAGTGCTTTTCTGTTAGCTGGCAGAGATCGACCAGGCGGCCGCGATCGACCCCGTTGAGCTTGACGGTGTGGCCAAGCCAGTCGCGCAGGGCAGGGTTGTCATAGCTGCGCCGGGTCATTTGCTCCAGCACTTCTCGCAGCACGGTGTTTTCGTGTTTGCTCCACATAAAGGGCGTGCCCGTGCTGCCGAGGTGCTGCATCAGCGATTCGGCAAAGGCAAAGTTGGGGAACTCGTCTTCGGTGCAGAGCCAGCATTCGTGCTGCGGTTCGGCATTGGGTGCGGTCAGCGTGTGGCAACTCCACTGGAAGGCGATCGTTTCGTAGGGGCGCATCCCGCTGTAGCAGGGAATGGCAGGCGCACAGGTTTCCATGTCGATAAAGTGCAGCGGATAGTCAAAACTGTCTAAAATGTCCGCTAGCTCTGCCGAAACCCACTCGGTGTCTTCGCGGGTGTGATGGAGTTGGCGCAGTTGGCGATCGGTGTAGGCGCTCATGGAGCCGTCTTTTTTGACCAGCAGATCTGGCGTTACGTCGTATAGGCTGACCTTGCCGTGCTGAATGAGTTCATTAGCGCGATCGCCCAGGCTGCCGACGCGATATAGGTCTAGCAGATGCGGCGACACGTCTGCTAAGTCGCCCCAGCAGTGGCGAAAACCGTTGAGTGGGGCTTCGTCCTCGACCCAATACTCGCAGTCACGGCAACTGATCGACAGGGCGGGTTCGGCCCGTTGCAAGCTGGGCCAGAGCAGCGCTGTGTATTGCTGAATGCCTGCACGAACTGTCGGCAGCGTCGCCTCTACTTCGGCGGTGATGTCGATCTTCTGGGTCAGAAAGCTGGCCGCGCTGAGCGCTGCTTCGTCGCCCAAAAACTCGACCTGAATCTGCGAAAAGCCTGCATCTACTGGAATGCGCCGTACTTGAAACTGGCGATGCAGTTGGTCGATGGCGGAGGGTTTGGTCTTGTCGGGCAGCATGAGAAAGGCGCGAATCTCGAAATCGGGGAAGTGCGATCGCAGCAGGTGGGCTTGGAACGCAACATCTTCGAGCGTGTCGCGCCAGGCCGCCAGCGAAAACAGACTGGATTTTCCTTCTGCGATGCGCTTTTGATACTCGGTGGGGTCAAAGGATCGGGCCTTGACTTTGATCAGGTCAATCCGTCGCCCCCGTTTTACCAAAATGTCGGCCCGCGCCACGACGCGATCGCACAATAAGGTTGCCTCAAACAGCGTGATGGAGTCTGTACGGTTCAGCAGCGCCAGCGTTTCTGCATTTGCCGCTTCTGGGTCTGCTTCGGCTTGCACCCGAACTCCGTCTGGAAAGCGCAGTTTGGCGATCGCCTCCACAATATATCCGCCCTCTGCCAGCAGTTCCAGAAACTCGCTGCCGGCCTGCACCGAAGGATAGCCCAGTTTGTGGTAGTAAAGCTTCGTAGGGCAAGACCGAGCCAGCTTGAAGTCAGATTTTGACAAATACATGCGGAGTATTGGTGAAGAAACAGTACAAACAGTGCAAGCAGTACAAAACAAACAGTGCAAACAGTGCAAACAGTGCAAACAGTGCAAACAGCACGAACAGTGCAAACAGCACGAACAGTGCGAACAAAGAGATAATGGCGATCGCCCAAAAGAAATCGCGTTGCGCTGTTCTATCTTTGGCATTCTGGCTAGGCGATCGTCAATAGAGCCAATTCCCTAGAGCCGAATCCCTTAGAACCGATACTTTTGGCGCTACCCAACGCATTAGTTAAAATCTGTTTCGGCTTAAATCTGTTTCACAATCGCTACTGCGTCAGAAGAGAGGTGAAGAAAACAGAGGATGCAAAAGAGATTGTGCGATGATGCTGGTTTATCTTGATCGGAGACTTGCCGGGAATTTGCTGGAGAACGAAGCTCTTAAGGAAATTTTTCTCTATTTTTTGAAGTGATTTTGGGCAAATCTGGTAAAGTTTAAGCGTTTAGGATCAGCTTCAGGTTTATCAAACCGCTTATCAAACACAAGAGTCGGCTTGTATGACGCAGGACGTTCACGCAGCGTATGCGCTGGTTTGAAGGTGTTGTGTGACAAGCGTTGTGTAACAAGCGTTGATTTTGGGTTAATTCTACTGCGCCTTTATCGAACCGTTAGCGTTCGTTTTGTCGTGTTCTCAAAAACAGGAATTGATGATTCATATGCGTGTAAAACACTGGATCGCAGGCGGTCTTGCAGCCTGCTCAGCCCTGGTCATTGCAGCAACGGCTGCGCTGGCCCAAGTTGCCACGGTGACGGCCAATGAGCTAAACGTTCGCAGCGGCCCAGGCACCAGCTTCCCAGTCACTTTTGTGCTTCGTCGTGGCGATCGCGTCGAGATTATCCGCCGCCAGGGCAACTGGGCTTTTGTGGTGGGCGAGCGCGGCGGCGAAGGCTGGGTCTTTGGTCAATACCTCTCCACCACTACCCCCTCTCCTGCCCCCTCCCCCACGCCCACAAACGATGTATTTCGCGGCACGGGCACTATCGACAACGCCCGCTACAATGGCTCCGGCGAGGCCCAGCTAGTGATTGGTCGCCAAAACCGCAACGGTTCCTTTAGCCTCACGGGTGGGCGCTTCAACGTCGAGTACATTGGCACGGTGCGAAGCAACTTTGAGGGTGCGGTGGAACTTCAGATTAACCAATTCCGCTCTTCTGAGATGGGCTATCGCACGGTTTCTGCGTCTGGCACTTGCAACATCCAGACCAGCGGCGGCACGTCGGTCAGCCGCAGTTTTTGCAGCGTGACTGGCTCTGGGATTGACCACGGTCGCAGCAACTTTAGCGGCCGGTAGGGGCAGGTTCGTCGCTAGTTCGCTCCTGCTATGACAAACTAGGGGGTTTGGACGGGTCACTACAGGCTCACCCAGCCCCCTTTTTGATGGGATTCGTGGGTGCGGTCGATTAGCCGCTGCGAATAGACCCCATCGGCCAGCGTGGGCATGGGTGACGATTCCTGGGCGATCGCCCGCACCCAGCTATCCACCACCCGCAGAAACGGCGCAAGCCGACCGTCCGGGTAGGTTTGGGGAAACGCGAGGCGATCGGGAATTTCGACCTCCTGGAGCGACTGCCCTGCTGGAGCAGCCCAGAGCTTGAAGCCGTGGACATAATCGGTCTGATGATCGCTGCCGAGAATCAGCGTACCGCGATCGCCATACACCTCCACCCAATGCCCACGGCCCTGAAACGTGACGGTGCTAAGGGTGATTTGCACGGGCGTTCCGTCCGCCAGATCCAGCCAGACGCGGCAGGTATCGTCCGAATCGACGGGTTTTGGCTCGCCCGTGATTGGGTCGGGTCGGGTGGGAATGGTGGTGCTGAGGCTGCCGCAGAGGCGCGTCGCCGGGCCAAAGAGCCAGCGCAAATAGTCGAACGTATGGGAACCGAGCGCCCCCAGCGCCCCACCGCCCTGATCTTTGCGGGCGTACCAGTTCCAAGGGCGATTGGCATCAGCGCGACCGCTCACCAGCCAGTCCACCTTCACCAGCCGCTTTTGCCCCACAAAACCTTCAGCCAGCAGTTCTGCCAGCCGCATCCAGGTGGGCACAAAGCGGAACTCAAAATCCAGCGCCGCAACGAGCCCTTTGGACTGGGCTAGATTCTGCAATTCCTCCGCCTCGGCCAGCGACAGAGCTGTGGGCTTTTCTAGCAGCAAATGCTTGCCTGCATTCAGCACGGTTTTCGCCTGCTCGTAGTGCAAGAACGGGGGCGTGGTGACGCTGACTGCCTGCACCTTTGGTAGGGCTACTATTTCTTCCACCGTTTGGCAAGCGTGGGGGATGCCGTGCGTCTGGGCGATCGCCTCTGCCTTGGGGCGATCGCGGTGCTGCACCGCCACCAATTTCGTTTGATGATGAATCTGGAAACCGGGAATGTGGATCTTTTGCCCAAACCCAGTGCCCACAACGGCTACGCCAATTTCCGACAGTGTCATGCGAGGTTCGTCCGCTCATCTGCCTTTTTCACGATATAGCAGAAGGGGGCTGGAGGAAGAGGGAAGAACGAAGAACGAAGAGGGAAGAACGAAGAGGGAAGAACGAAGAACGAAGAGGGAAGAACGAAGAACGAAGAGGGAAGAACGAAGAACGAAGAGGGAAGAACGAAGAGGTTCTGTTTTTCGTTTTTCGTTTTTCGTTCTTCGTTTTTTCCTTCCTCACTCAAACCGCAGCGCCTGCCCTCGCACTGCCGTATTCAGCGTGCCGTGATCAAAAACCACTTGGCCGCCGACAATCGTGACCACCGGCCAGCCCGTTAGATCCCAGCCCTCAAAGGGACTCCAGCCGCATTTGGTTTTCAGCGTTTCTCGCTGCACCGGGCGGTAGGTGCTAAGGTCTACCAGCACTAGGTCGGCATCGTAGCCGGGGGCGATCGCCCCTTTGTTGGGAATTTTGTAGGCTTTGGCAACGGCGGTAGACATCCAGTTCATCACCTGGGCGACGGTGCAGCGTCCTTTGGCGGCTTGGGTCAGCATCAGCGGCAGCGAGGTTTCCACACCGGGCATCCCAGAGGGGGTGTTGGGATAGGTCTGGGCTTTT
The Thermoleptolyngbya sichuanensis A183 DNA segment above includes these coding regions:
- a CDS encoding Gfo/Idh/MocA family protein, with translation MTLSEIGVAVVGTGFGQKIHIPGFQIHHQTKLVAVQHRDRPKAEAIAQTHGIPHACQTVEEIVALPKVQAVSVTTPPFLHYEQAKTVLNAGKHLLLEKPTALSLAEAEELQNLAQSKGLVAALDFEFRFVPTWMRLAELLAEGFVGQKRLVKVDWLVSGRADANRPWNWYARKDQGGGALGALGSHTFDYLRWLFGPATRLCGSLSTTIPTRPDPITGEPKPVDSDDTCRVWLDLADGTPVQITLSTVTFQGRGHWVEVYGDRGTLILGSDHQTDYVHGFKLWAAPAGQSLQEVEIPDRLAFPQTYPDGRLAPFLRVVDSWVRAIAQESSPMPTLADGVYSQRLIDRTHESHQKGGWVSL
- a CDS encoding DUF2779 domain-containing protein — its product is MYLSKSDFKLARSCPTKLYYHKLGYPSVQAGSEFLELLAEGGYIVEAIAKLRFPDGVRVQAEADPEAANAETLALLNRTDSITLFEATLLCDRVVARADILVKRGRRIDLIKVKARSFDPTEYQKRIAEGKSSLFSLAAWRDTLEDVAFQAHLLRSHFPDFEIRAFLMLPDKTKPSAIDQLHRQFQVRRIPVDAGFSQIQVEFLGDEAALSAASFLTQKIDITAEVEATLPTVRAGIQQYTALLWPSLQRAEPALSISCRDCEYWVEDEAPLNGFRHCWGDLADVSPHLLDLYRVGSLGDRANELIQHGKVSLYDVTPDLLVKKDGSMSAYTDRQLRQLHHTREDTEWVSAELADILDSFDYPLHFIDMETCAPAIPCYSGMRPYETIAFQWSCHTLTAPNAEPQHECWLCTEDEFPNFAFAESLMQHLGSTGTPFMWSKHENTVLREVLEQMTRRSYDNPALRDWLGHTVKLNGVDRGRLVDLCQLTEKHYLHPQMRGSTSIKVVVEAIWRTNPVLRDRFPEYVRYDETGRLLSPYKALPTQSIHGAAIAVTEGPSAVRAYRAMVHHTEGPCDPATRDQWKDLLLQYCQLDTAAMVMIWWHWAGLLRGKARRG
- a CDS encoding homoserine dehydrogenase, with amino-acid sequence MAFKIGLLGLGTVGAGTAEILLNPELRHPLVQEIEIGKVGVRSLDKPRPVDLPADLLTTDLEAIVTDPNIDIVVEVIGGLEPARSLILKAIAHGKHVVTANKAVIARYSDEIFDAASTAGVYVMIEAAVAGGIPVIQPLKQSLSVNRIHRVMGIVNGTTNYILTRMAREGADFDAVLADAQRLGYAEADPTADVDGLDAADKIAILASLAFGGRIKLPEVYCEGIRSISAADIAYADRLGFVIKLLATALREPSAPDDATDHLQVRVHPTLLPKSHPLASVNDVYNAILFEGDPVGQVMLFGRGAGSGPTASAVVSDIQNIVAILKATGSRSPHSTADLHLLLACIHQHYCTISPMDEVVSRFYARFLTRDMPGVIGRLGTCFGDHDVSLESVVQIGFQDDLAEIVVVTHDVREGNFRKALAEIRGFEGVAEIPSVLRVL
- a CDS encoding SH3 domain-containing protein; protein product: MIHMRVKHWIAGGLAACSALVIAATAALAQVATVTANELNVRSGPGTSFPVTFVLRRGDRVEIIRRQGNWAFVVGERGGEGWVFGQYLSTTTPSPAPSPTPTNDVFRGTGTIDNARYNGSGEAQLVIGRQNRNGSFSLTGGRFNVEYIGTVRSNFEGAVELQINQFRSSEMGYRTVSASGTCNIQTSGGTSVSRSFCSVTGSGIDHGRSNFSGR